A genomic region of Tamandua tetradactyla isolate mTamTet1 chromosome 2, mTamTet1.pri, whole genome shotgun sequence contains the following coding sequences:
- the CTSL gene encoding procathepsin L, which produces MHLLLFLTALCSGIASAAPTFDSSLESQWHQWKGTHQRLYGTNEEGWRRAVWEKNMKMIEVHNLEYSQGLHHFTMEMNAFGDMTNEEFRQVMNGFQNQKQKKGKMFYEPFSEVPKSVDWREKGYVTPVKNQGRCGSCWAFSATGSLEGQLFRKTGKLVSLSEQNLVDCSQAEGNHGCNGGLMDNAFQYVQDNKGLDSEKSYPYIGEDMTCHYKPEYSVANDTGFVDIRPSEKALMKAVATVGPISVAIDASHESFQFYSSGIYFEPDCSSQDLDHGVLVVGYGFEGTDSDNKKYWLVKNSWGEKWGTEGYIKMARDRNNHCGIATSASYPTV; this is translated from the exons ATGCATCTTTTGCTCTTTCTGACTGCTCTTTGCTCGGGAATAGCCTCAGCTGCTCCAACATTTGATTCAAGTTTAGAATCACAGTGGCACCAATGGAAGGGAACGCACCAGAGACTGTATGGCACG AATGAAGAAGGTTGGAGGAGAGCAGTGTGGGAGAAGAACATGAAAATGATTGAAGTACACAATCTGGAATACAGCCAAGGGCTGCATCATTTCACAATGGAAATGAATGCCTTTGGTGACATG aCCAATGAAGAATTCAGGCAGGTGATGAACGGCTttcaaaaccagaaacaaaagaaggggaaaatgttCTACGAACCGTTCTCTGAGGTCCCTAAATCTGTAGATTGGCGGGAGAAAGGCTACGTGACTCCTGTGAAGAATCAG ggtcgtTGTGGTTCTTGTTGGGCTTTCAGTGCAACCGGCTCCCTTGAAGGACAGTTGTTCCGGAAAACTGGCAAACTTGTTTCCCTCAGCGAGCAGAACCTGGTGGATTGCTCCCAGGCCGAAGGCAATCACGGCTGCAATGGCGGCCTCATGGACAATGCTTTCCAGTATGTCCAGGACAACAAAGGCCTTGATTCAGAGAAGTCCTACCCATATATTGGAGAG GATATGACCTGTCACTACAAGCCTGAGTATTCTGTTGCCAACGACACTGGCTTCGTGGACATTCGTCCATCAGAGAAGGCACTTATGAAGGCAGTGGCAACTGTAGGTCCCATCTCTGTTGCTATCGATGCAAGCCATGAGTCCTTCCAGTTCTACTCATCAG GCATTTATTTTGAGCCAGACTGTAGCAGCCAGGACCTGGATCATGGCGTCCTGGTGGTCGGCTACGGGTTTGAGGGAACAGATTCAGATAACAAGAAATACTGGCTTGTCAAGAACAG CTGGGGTGAAAAATGGGGCACAGAGGGCTACATAAAGATGGCTAGAGACCGGAACAACCACTGTGGAATCGCCACTTCAGCCAGCTATCCCACTGTGTGA